TGAGCCGAAAGAAATTACGCTCGTTGGGGCTCGTCCTTCGATGGGTAAGACAGCCTGGCTAATTTCACTTATTTGCTATTATATAATCCGTGCAAGCAGTCATCCTGACGAACCCATAGCGCCGATAGTTATCTTTAGTTTGGAAATGGACGCTCAGTCTCTTATGATGCGCATTATTTCTATTCTCTCAGGCGTGCCATTTATTGATATAAAAAATAAACATCTCGATGACAGTGATTACGGCAAACTATCGAGCGCAATAGCACTCTTATTAAAATTCAAAACGTCGCTCATTATCGATGACGAAGCGCATTTAACCCCGTCAATACTAAGACGTAAATTGCAACGTTATATCCGTTTGCACGGGCACCCTCAGTTTGTCGGCATTGATTATGTGCAGCTTATGTCATTAGGCGCTAAGCAAATTGAAAATAGAGCGGTAGAGGTCAGTACCATTAGCCGTGAACTTAAAATTCAATGTAAAGATTTTTCTATTCCGTTAGTTCTTCTCGCTCAACTCAATCGATCTGTTGAAAACAGGCCTGATAAACGGCCGTTAATGTCAGATTTAAAAGAGTCAGGTGCACTTGAGCAAGATGCCACAAGCGTTATTTTACTTTATCGAGATGAAGTTTATAACGAACACACTGAATTTAAAGGGATGGGCGAATTTATCATTGCTAAAGCCCGTAATGCATCCGTCGGCAGTGTCAAAGTACAATTTAATGGACCGTGTATGCACTATCGTAATTTAGCGAAAGGAGAGAACTAATATGACTAATATAGCGAAAAAATCATCTACCGACATACTTAATGAGCGTATAAGTGCCGGTTTTCCTGGTGGCGTCGATAGAGCTACGCAAAAAATAGACATGAATGAAATGCCAATGAAAGTGACTATCGACCAGCTTAGTCCAAGTGAAGTCTTGCCACGTTTTAAACGCAATGCACTCTATGACGATATAAAGTCATCTATTCGTGAAAAAGGGC
The genomic region above belongs to Orbaceae bacterium lpD02 and contains:
- a CDS encoding replicative DNA helicase, with the protein product MANLFYSIEVEQSVLGSLLINNDQIDNAADLAIDDFQKPQHKIIFNAIKLLIDQGKSADIVTVSESLTDVQLTQCGGLAYIAELSKNTPSTLNFKHYFSILRNYTKARKLQTIMSKFNDDMTKTVFTDSQSCNELIANIESELFKLGNTYQQKNTLSVTQLLDNVMEFLESENSPFISTGFTDLDRKIGGLEPKEITLVGARPSMGKTAWLISLICYYIIRASSHPDEPIAPIVIFSLEMDAQSLMMRIISILSGVPFIDIKNKHLDDSDYGKLSSAIALLLKFKTSLIIDDEAHLTPSILRRKLQRYIRLHGHPQFVGIDYVQLMSLGAKQIENRAVEVSTISRELKIQCKDFSIPLVLLAQLNRSVENRPDKRPLMSDLKESGALEQDATSVILLYRDEVYNEHTEFKGMGEFIIAKARNASVGSVKVQFNGPCMHYRNLAKGEN